Proteins from a single region of Tumebacillus amylolyticus:
- the nusB gene encoding transcription antitermination factor NusB encodes MSRRTSREFALQGLFQIDVVSADVQNAITHVLEQEGAEVDPLFVRDLVSGTVSRQDMIDELLKKYSVGWDLTRMANVDRNVLRMAVYEMLFHPETPSHVVINEAIDLAKGFSTPESGKFVNGILAKILPEVDALRAQVGQ; translated from the coding sequence ATGAGCCGCAGAACTTCCAGAGAATTTGCGTTGCAAGGACTTTTCCAGATCGACGTCGTCAGCGCTGACGTACAGAACGCGATCACCCATGTGTTGGAACAGGAGGGGGCTGAAGTGGACCCGCTGTTCGTTCGTGATCTCGTGTCCGGCACCGTATCGCGCCAAGACATGATCGATGAACTGCTGAAAAAGTATTCGGTCGGCTGGGACCTCACCCGTATGGCGAACGTCGACCGCAACGTGCTGCGTATGGCGGTGTATGAGATGCTGTTCCACCCGGAGACGCCGAGCCATGTTGTAATCAACGAGGCGATTGACCTCGCGAAGGGCTTCTCCACGCCGGAGTCAGGCAAATTTGTCAACGGCATCCTCGCGAAGATCTTGCCGGAAGTCGATGCGCTGCGGGCGCAAGTAGGTCAATAA
- a CDS encoding DUF2273 domain-containing protein: MDKATQVLQFLLANKRFLGLAVGFVFGLLYLIFGFLQTIAFALFLVIGYFVGKMFDDREDWRDVLDRIMPPKYRE; this comes from the coding sequence ATGGACAAAGCGACCCAAGTCCTCCAGTTTCTCCTCGCGAACAAGCGCTTCCTCGGACTTGCAGTCGGATTCGTGTTCGGGTTGTTGTACCTGATCTTCGGGTTCCTGCAGACGATTGCATTTGCGCTGTTCCTCGTCATCGGCTACTTTGTTGGGAAGATGTTTGACGACCGCGAAGACTGGCGAGATGTACTTGACCGCATCATGCCACCGAAATACCGGGAATAA
- the amaP gene encoding alkaline shock response membrane anchor protein AmaP — protein MKIVPRILLWLYALGIAAASVIGLLDYAGLYRIYSLQINDETAIAAVVAILFSLFFLFARTGQRAAREPQTVTQRMENGDVKISYETLEQLVGRAASAIRGVQKHSARVRTTEQGLLRIMIRYSIEADLDIPKTTADLQEAVKTYIQTTTGIKVESVTVYVTELAVQQEAVQPTKKRRVE, from the coding sequence ATGAAAATCGTCCCGCGCATTCTGCTCTGGCTCTATGCACTAGGCATCGCGGCCGCATCGGTGATCGGATTGCTCGACTATGCCGGACTCTACCGCATTTATAGTCTGCAAATCAACGACGAGACGGCCATCGCAGCTGTCGTCGCCATCCTGTTCTCACTGTTCTTCCTGTTTGCCCGCACGGGGCAACGTGCTGCACGCGAGCCGCAGACGGTGACGCAGCGCATGGAAAACGGCGATGTGAAGATTTCCTACGAGACCCTCGAGCAACTGGTCGGTCGGGCCGCTTCCGCCATCCGTGGTGTACAGAAACACAGCGCTCGCGTTCGTACCACCGAACAGGGATTGCTGCGTATCATGATCCGTTATTCCATCGAAGCGGATCTTGACATCCCGAAGACGACGGCTGACTTGCAAGAGGCGGTCAAAACCTACATCCAGACGACGACCGGCATCAAGGTCGAGTCGGTCACAGTCTACGTGACGGAGCTCGCGGTGCAACAAGAGGCCGTACAACCGACCAAGAAGAGACGGGTGGAGTAG
- a CDS encoding Asp23/Gls24 family envelope stress response protein, whose translation MNTEFSSTDMGNIRIANEVIEIIAGLAATEIVGVAGMSGGVAGGIAELLGRKNLSKGVKVEVGQKQCAVDVSIVAEYGVRIPEVAGEIQDNVKRAIESMTGLEVVEVNVHVLGVVFSKPVVEEVVKEEEKPLLPPNRVL comes from the coding sequence ATGAACACAGAATTCAGCTCTACCGATATGGGGAACATTCGGATCGCGAACGAAGTCATCGAGATCATCGCCGGTCTTGCGGCTACCGAAATCGTCGGCGTTGCCGGCATGTCGGGTGGAGTTGCGGGCGGCATCGCCGAATTGCTCGGCCGAAAGAACCTCAGCAAGGGTGTAAAAGTAGAAGTCGGGCAGAAGCAATGCGCGGTCGACGTTTCGATCGTCGCTGAATACGGAGTCCGTATCCCGGAAGTAGCAGGCGAGATTCAAGACAACGTGAAGCGAGCGATCGAGAGCATGACCGGCCTCGAAGTTGTTGAGGTCAACGTCCACGTGCTGGGCGTCGTCTTCTCCAAACCGGTCGTCGAGGAAGTCGTCAAAGAAGAGGAAAAACCTCTGCTTCCGCCGAATCGTGTCCTGTAA
- the accC gene encoding acetyl-CoA carboxylase biotin carboxylase subunit: protein MFHKVLVANRGEIAVRVIRACRELGIPTVAIYSEADREALHVQLADEAYCVGPTLSRDSYLNIKNILSLATAVGVDAIHPGYGFLAENADFAEFCKACGITFIGPDSSAIEKMGDKASAKDTMKAANVPTVPGTEGLVEDIDEALKIADEIGYPIIIKATAGGGGKGIRIAQDREDLARLIQMAQTEAQTAFGNAGVYLEKFITEMRHVEIQVMGDKHGNAVYLGERDCSIQRRLQKLIEEAPSPALSEEKRRAMGEAAVAAAKAVNYSGAGTIEFIYDKDGNFYFMEMNTRIQVEHPVTEMITGIDLIKEQIRVAAGEPLSIAQEDIVLDGWSIECRVNAEDPDKNFMPCPGKITRYLPPGGFGVRVDSGAYEGYTVNPFYDSMIAKLIVWAPTREEAILRMHRALSEFKIEGIKTTIPFHLKVLRHEKFIEGDVTTKFLEMYPLS, encoded by the coding sequence ATGTTCCACAAAGTACTAGTAGCAAACCGCGGCGAGATCGCGGTCCGTGTCATCCGTGCTTGCCGAGAACTCGGCATTCCGACGGTTGCCATCTACTCGGAAGCGGACCGTGAAGCTCTCCATGTCCAACTGGCTGACGAAGCTTACTGTGTCGGCCCGACTCTGTCGCGTGATTCGTACTTGAATATCAAGAACATCCTGTCCCTCGCGACCGCTGTCGGTGTTGACGCCATCCACCCGGGCTACGGCTTCTTGGCGGAGAACGCAGACTTTGCAGAGTTCTGCAAAGCATGCGGAATCACGTTTATCGGACCGGACTCTTCGGCCATCGAGAAGATGGGCGACAAAGCTTCCGCGAAAGACACGATGAAGGCTGCGAATGTTCCGACCGTACCGGGCACCGAAGGTTTGGTAGAAGACATCGACGAAGCGCTGAAGATCGCCGATGAGATCGGGTACCCGATCATCATCAAAGCGACCGCAGGCGGCGGCGGCAAGGGCATTCGGATCGCCCAAGACCGTGAGGATCTGGCACGCCTGATCCAAATGGCACAAACCGAAGCACAGACTGCGTTTGGCAACGCGGGCGTTTACTTGGAGAAGTTCATCACCGAGATGCGCCACGTCGAAATTCAAGTCATGGGCGACAAGCACGGCAACGCCGTCTACTTGGGCGAACGCGACTGCTCGATCCAGCGTCGTCTCCAGAAGCTGATCGAGGAAGCTCCGTCTCCGGCACTGTCCGAAGAGAAGCGCCGTGCGATGGGCGAAGCGGCAGTGGCTGCGGCGAAGGCCGTCAACTACTCCGGCGCTGGTACCATCGAGTTCATCTATGACAAGGACGGCAACTTCTACTTCATGGAGATGAACACCCGTATCCAGGTTGAACATCCGGTCACCGAGATGATCACCGGCATTGACTTGATCAAGGAGCAAATCCGCGTCGCAGCGGGTGAGCCGCTCTCGATCGCACAGGAGGACATCGTCCTCGACGGCTGGTCGATCGAATGCCGCGTCAACGCCGAAGATCCGGACAAAAACTTCATGCCGTGCCCGGGCAAGATCACTCGTTACCTCCCGCCGGGCGGTTTCGGAGTTCGTGTCGATTCCGGGGCGTACGAAGGCTATACGGTCAATCCGTTCTATGACTCGATGATTGCGAAGCTGATCGTGTGGGCTCCGACCCGCGAAGAAGCGATTCTCCGCATGCACCGCGCACTGAGCGAGTTCAAGATCGAAGGGATCAAGACCACGATTCCGTTCCATCTCAAGGTTCTTCGCCACGAGAAGTTCATCGAAGGCGACGTAACCACGAAATTCCTCGAAATGTATCCTTTGTCATAA
- the accB gene encoding acetyl-CoA carboxylase biotin carboxyl carrier protein: protein MFKLNEIRELIRLLDETSINEFNYELEGAKLLIKKNEVGVANIVAAPQLVQAAPAPVVQAPAAPVAAAPVAAPVAEAAPAPAAAPKADDKNLHKVVSPMVGTFYKSPSPDSDAYVKAGARVDEKTIVCIVEAMKLMNEIEADVKGEIVEVLVENGQLVEYGQPLFLVKVD, encoded by the coding sequence ATGTTCAAATTGAATGAAATCCGCGAATTGATTCGCCTGCTCGACGAGACGAGCATTAACGAGTTCAACTACGAACTTGAAGGCGCGAAACTTTTGATCAAGAAAAACGAAGTAGGCGTCGCAAACATCGTCGCAGCACCGCAACTGGTCCAAGCAGCTCCGGCTCCGGTTGTACAAGCACCGGCAGCTCCGGTCGCAGCAGCTCCGGTTGCCGCACCGGTTGCAGAAGCAGCTCCGGCTCCGGCCGCAGCTCCGAAAGCAGATGACAAGAACCTCCACAAAGTCGTTTCCCCGATGGTTGGTACGTTCTACAAATCTCCGTCCCCGGACTCTGACGCGTATGTCAAAGCAGGTGCCCGCGTCGACGAGAAGACGATCGTCTGCATCGTGGAAGCAATGAAATTGATGAACGAGATCGAAGCGGATGTCAAAGGCGAGATCGTCGAAGTGCTCGTCGAGAACGGCCAACTCGTGGAATACGGTCAACCGCTGTTCCTCGTCAAAGTTGACTAA
- a CDS encoding SpoIIIAH-like family protein, translating to MAKRQTIWLSTMMVLSLMLIGFYTVNNNVKEVSTDPTQATATDTKTADKAAADKAAKGGDKAVMEPSDYFISYHLEESQKASAEAERLQTVIANDKTPAEQVEKAKKDLENLNNNQDKFDKVIDLIMAEGYPDAIIEMKDDKVNVTVQSADLDKKKAVKIMGIVAKEMGVSSAKVVVGKHE from the coding sequence ATGGCAAAGCGTCAAACGATCTGGTTGTCCACGATGATGGTACTCTCTCTGATGTTGATCGGCTTCTACACCGTCAACAACAACGTCAAGGAAGTCTCCACCGACCCGACCCAAGCAACTGCAACCGACACCAAAACCGCAGACAAAGCGGCGGCCGACAAAGCAGCCAAAGGCGGGGACAAAGCGGTGATGGAACCGTCCGACTACTTCATCTCCTACCACCTCGAAGAATCGCAAAAAGCGTCCGCCGAAGCGGAACGCCTGCAAACGGTCATCGCCAACGACAAGACCCCGGCTGAGCAAGTAGAAAAAGCGAAAAAAGACCTCGAAAACCTCAACAACAACCAAGATAAATTCGACAAAGTCATCGACCTGATCATGGCAGAAGGATACCCGGATGCGATCATCGAAATGAAGGACGACAAAGTCAACGTTACCGTCCAATCTGCTGACCTTGACAAGAAAAAAGCGGTAAAAATCATGGGAATCGTCGCAAAAGAAATGGGAGTTTCCTCGGCAAAAGTAGTGGTGGGCAAACACGAATAA
- the spoIIIAG gene encoding stage III sporulation protein AG has translation MSNLNDKLQGLMKNKAMLIGIGAVGVVLLFNPFSWGSSKGSGQPVTAQKPTESVTVNTEQQQMANYEKMYEDRLTEILDDIRGVSDAKVMVTIDSSEEMVYAQDEQENRQTTSEQDKSGGNRTVTTIDKNGKIVMTKVNGADQPVLVKTIKPRVRGVVVVANGAEEVKIQALITEAVQRSLEVPPHKISILPKKS, from the coding sequence TTGAGCAATTTGAACGACAAACTGCAAGGTCTGATGAAAAACAAAGCCATGCTGATCGGCATCGGCGCAGTCGGTGTGGTGCTCCTCTTCAACCCCTTCTCCTGGGGGTCATCCAAGGGGAGCGGGCAGCCGGTGACCGCGCAGAAGCCGACCGAGAGCGTCACGGTCAACACCGAACAACAACAGATGGCGAACTACGAAAAAATGTACGAAGACCGGCTGACCGAAATCCTCGACGACATCCGAGGAGTCAGCGACGCCAAAGTGATGGTCACCATCGATTCCAGCGAAGAGATGGTCTACGCCCAAGATGAACAAGAAAACCGGCAAACCACCTCCGAGCAAGACAAAAGCGGTGGCAACCGCACCGTCACAACCATTGATAAAAACGGAAAAATCGTCATGACCAAAGTCAATGGGGCAGACCAACCGGTGCTCGTCAAAACGATCAAACCCCGCGTGCGCGGCGTCGTCGTCGTCGCCAACGGGGCTGAAGAAGTGAAAATCCAAGCGTTGATCACGGAAGCCGTCCAGCGTTCGCTGGAAGTGCCTCCTCATAAAATTTCCATCCTTCCAAAAAAATCCTAA
- the spoIIIAF gene encoding stage III sporulation protein AF, whose protein sequence is MMAFLSDWLRGLILVIFLAVILDMILPNNIMQRYAKLVMGLLIILIMLTPVLKLSGKSIYEMDFTLDSLLTGGKSKASNLPSLDQIQQQGEQIAQQNQGLTAEAWKAGITQNVKQIVEQEKPGLTVDRVEVKYTTNQQGQPEQLNGVTVTVKNRTEAGSVQPIEDVPPIIIGKSGDSADSQTTLAQGDRRHAEMSSSIRTQIAAEYKLQSSQVLVVWRDS, encoded by the coding sequence ATGATGGCCTTTCTCAGCGACTGGCTGCGCGGGCTGATCCTCGTGATTTTTCTCGCGGTGATCTTGGACATGATCTTGCCCAACAACATCATGCAACGCTACGCCAAACTGGTCATGGGTCTCTTGATCATCTTGATCATGCTGACCCCGGTTTTGAAGCTCTCCGGCAAGTCGATCTACGAGATGGACTTCACACTGGACTCGCTTCTTACAGGAGGCAAATCAAAAGCTTCCAACTTGCCAAGCCTCGACCAAATCCAACAACAGGGCGAGCAAATCGCCCAGCAAAACCAAGGGTTGACTGCCGAAGCCTGGAAAGCCGGCATCACCCAAAACGTCAAACAGATCGTCGAACAGGAAAAACCGGGCCTGACCGTCGACCGCGTCGAGGTGAAATACACGACGAATCAACAAGGCCAGCCCGAACAGCTAAACGGTGTGACCGTGACGGTGAAAAACCGCACGGAGGCCGGGTCGGTCCAACCGATTGAAGACGTGCCGCCGATCATCATCGGCAAAAGCGGAGACAGCGCGGACAGTCAAACCACCCTCGCGCAGGGAGACCGCCGACATGCGGAAATGAGCTCCTCCATCCGCACGCAGATCGCCGCCGAGTACAAACTACAATCTTCACAAGTCCTCGTCGTCTGGCGGGATTCCTGA
- the spoIIIAE gene encoding stage III sporulation protein AE, whose translation MSLTSKRTTKRWTWIFFWLALVIAMSVGNLTHAFAEGTSPSPPASQGTPIPQENASASLTDPLVQQQFQQLDLHDFDTFLDEIVQEYGDYLPPEVKGHVGDLVLHGHFGTVFQGLLVGLLKYLFHELFLNSRLLGTIIVLTVFAAILENMQTAFEGNNVSKIAHTICFLVLMILAVQSFSAATSYAKDAISTMVDFMTATIPMYLALLAATGGVTSAAMIHPLIVFLINVIGDLIQFVIFPLIFFSAILSLVSKISNRYQVTQLAGLLKSTAVWVLGVFFTIFLGVVSVQGAAGAVADGVSIKAAKYVSSNFVPVVGKLFSDAADTVVGASLIVKNALGITGAGVLLLLAAFPALKILSLAIVYNVSSAVMQPLGESPIIGCLSTIGKSLILVFAALATVGFMFFLAVTVIIAAGNLSVMVR comes from the coding sequence ATGAGTCTTACTTCAAAACGGACAACCAAGCGATGGACCTGGATTTTCTTCTGGCTTGCACTCGTGATTGCCATGAGCGTGGGCAATCTCACCCACGCGTTTGCGGAAGGCACGTCGCCTTCACCGCCTGCGTCGCAAGGAACACCAATCCCGCAGGAGAACGCAAGCGCGAGTCTCACCGACCCATTGGTTCAACAGCAATTCCAGCAACTTGACTTGCACGACTTCGATACATTTTTGGACGAGATCGTGCAGGAGTATGGCGACTATTTGCCGCCGGAGGTCAAAGGCCATGTGGGCGACCTCGTGCTCCACGGCCACTTCGGTACGGTGTTTCAAGGCCTGCTGGTCGGGCTGCTCAAATACTTGTTCCACGAGTTGTTCCTCAATTCGCGATTGCTTGGCACGATCATCGTCTTGACGGTTTTCGCCGCCATCTTGGAGAACATGCAGACCGCATTTGAAGGGAACAACGTCTCGAAAATCGCCCACACGATCTGCTTCCTCGTCCTGATGATTCTCGCCGTGCAATCGTTCTCGGCGGCGACGAGTTACGCCAAGGATGCGATCTCCACGATGGTCGATTTCATGACGGCGACGATCCCGATGTATCTGGCCTTGCTGGCTGCAACGGGCGGTGTGACATCGGCTGCGATGATTCACCCGCTGATCGTGTTCCTGATCAATGTGATCGGCGACTTGATTCAGTTCGTGATCTTCCCGCTGATTTTCTTTTCGGCGATCCTCTCCTTGGTCAGCAAGATTTCCAACCGCTACCAAGTGACCCAACTTGCCGGGCTGTTGAAATCAACGGCGGTCTGGGTGCTCGGAGTGTTCTTCACGATCTTCCTCGGCGTCGTCTCTGTGCAGGGGGCGGCGGGGGCGGTCGCGGACGGGGTCTCGATCAAAGCCGCCAAGTATGTGTCCAGCAACTTCGTCCCTGTCGTCGGCAAGCTGTTCTCCGATGCGGCCGACACGGTCGTCGGAGCGAGTTTGATCGTCAAAAACGCACTCGGCATCACCGGGGCTGGCGTCCTGCTTTTGCTCGCAGCGTTCCCGGCGTTGAAAATTCTCTCGCTGGCGATCGTCTACAACGTCTCGTCAGCTGTGATGCAACCGCTGGGGGAATCGCCGATCATTGGCTGTCTCAGCACGATCGGCAAGAGCTTGATCCTCGTGTTCGCGGCGCTGGCAACCGTCGGCTTCATGTTCTTCCTCGCGGTCACAGTGATTATCGCGGCAGGCAATCTGTCGGTGATGGTGAGGTGA